The Tamandua tetradactyla isolate mTamTet1 chromosome 6, mTamTet1.pri, whole genome shotgun sequence genome contains the following window.
GTAAGGGCACAAAGGCTGCACACAAAGACTGGGAAAGCCACAAAGAGGGATTCTTTGTCCTTCCTGCAACTGTCTGTGAGTCTTGAGAatgaggaaaacacagagaacagAGTGGCAGCAAGAGAAGCCAAGATGATCTCCAGGACATGGTTTTGTTTACTAAGACCAGGGAGGTCACCCTGGCCATCCCCTGCCTCAGAGCAGAAGCCCAGCCTACCAAAGTCAGCCAGGGGAGAGGCTGTCTTTTTCCGGGTCTAATATCCACAGGATGGGAAAGTTCTTCCTAGAAGATGACCACAGGCTCTCCTTGATAGTCTAGTTTCTGGCATTTATACTCTCCATCCTTTCCCGAGTGAGCAGACTCCAGAATTATTGTGCCCTCCCACCCCCTTCACAGATGGACCCGGTCCAGAAAGCTGTCATCAGCCACACGTTTGGGGTCCCCTCTCCTCTGAAGAAGAAGCTCTTCATTTCCTGCAACATCTGTCACCTGAGGTTCAACTCAGCGGTGAGAGGGGGTGGTGCAAGCAGGTCTTGGGAGGGAGCTGGTGTCAGCCACATTGAGCTTCTGAGGTCTCTGTAGAGAGGCCAGTATTTTTCATCCGTTTGCTGAAGAGGTACTCCTGGCCCTTTAATTGTCCTGCCCTCTTCTCTCTTCAGTCTTCTGTACCATTTTTCACCACCCTACTGTCCAGCTCATTCCCCTAAGAATCCATTTCCttcccctctgcctctctctctcgaGTATTCTGGATTCCTCTGTAGGAGAGGAAATACTCCACCCCCAATAACTCTCTGTCCTCGGAACCACATTCTGAGACCACCGGATATCTGTAAAGTTCTTTAAGAAACTGATAGTTCACAATATGTTTCTGCCCACCATCTTAATTAGTTCTCATGATACATCTGTGGACGGGACAGGGTAGTATTACTGTCCCCACtattcagatgaggaaatgagccACAGAGGTTAATAGACTTGCTTATGGCTACACAGTGATAAGTAGGCTTTGAATCCAGGCTTGGCTGATCTCTATTCTTTCTACCATAGCCTGTCTTTAGGTTATAGAGGACCTTCATTCTGGCCAGCCAGGGAAGGTTTAACTTTTGTCCAGGCAACTCTGGGGTTTGGGTGTGATGTTCTGAGCAGACCTGCTGTGGTGGAAGGATCCAGGGAGGGGCCACAGGGCCTGGCTTACCTGTTTGGGGGAGGCAGGCTGGGGAGCTCTTAGCTGAAATAGGAATACCTTGACAGGCCAGGTTCAGGGATTCTCTGAAGGCTCTCAGGTTATATGAGTTGCACAAAGATGGACAGAGAGTTTGCTGTGAGGGAGGGACCATATCTCCTTCATGCCAGCCCCTGGCACCATGCCTGACAAACAGCAATGActatatttttgaagaaaataaacaaagggaTGAATGTTTGAGTGGGGCACATATACCCCCGTGTGAGGAATGCTCTTTTTCCTCCATTTCTGTATATGTAAACTTGGTAAGTTTACACTCTTTGAGCACCTACTATTCCCAGCTCCAGCTTGTTATTCATGTTCCATTTAATTCTCGCAACCCTGTGAGGCCAGTATAATCATTAAAAAGTTTATGGATAAGTAAAAATGAATCTCAGAGAGGGATATGACTTGCCCAAAGATGCATAGCTAGTAAGTGTCCGAAGCAGAACTTGAAGCCAGAGATGGCTTGCATCAGAGTTCATGTGTGAGAACGCATTCCGTTAACCTGTCTGAGGGTTACATGCTGTCATCACATCACATGCTGTGATGACAATGATTTGCCCTCTATGTGGTCTGAGCCCTGCATCCCTCTGTCCAGAGCTGGCCCTTGGATGGGGCATGTGAACTGAGTGAAGGAATAGGTGACCCCATGCTCTTCCCTCCCTAGAACCAGGCCGAAGCACATTACAAAGGCCACAAACATGCCAGAAAACTCAAGGCCGTTGAAGCTGCCAAGAACAAGCAAAGGCCACAGACTCCGGCCAGGGGAGGGACAGTGGTATCCCCAACTCCAACGCCGGCCAGCAGACCCCCAGGAGAACCACAAAGTAAAGGTCAGTCCTTAAATCTTCTCCCCTCTTTCCACTGCAGTCTGGTTTCTGATGAGGGGTTGAGAGGTTTCTGCTTGTTATTCTATTTTTGCTGAAGTATTCCATCCATACAGAAAAGGGCCCACCTCACAGGTGAACAGCTTAATCAATTTCCCCAACTTGAACATGCCCAGATCAAGACACAACATGTTACCAGCTCCCCAGCAGCCGCCCTGGGGTCTTCTTCCAGTCACCACCTCCCCCACCCTAGGGTAACTAGGATCCTTACTTCTCTTAGTATAGAAGAGTTTCACCTGACTTGGGTGAATCACAAAGTATGTAGTTTTCGGGTCTGGTTTCTTTTGTCCATCATATATCTACAGGGTTCGTCCATGTTGTGGGTAGCTATTAGTTCACTCTTTTTTATTGCTGtctagtattccattgcatgaccacacttgttttttgtttttgttttttttttttgcctgttgaAGAACATTTGGATAGTTTCAGTTTTATGCTGCTGTAGTGCTGCCATGAACACTCGGACTTTTAGgtgatttctgtttatttaacCATTAGCAAATAACTAGTATCAAGGCTGTGAGGGCTTTTCTGAGACCTCCACGTCCATCTTTATGatttcagatggggaaactgaggcccaagagaTCCAAGTTTGCCCAGCAAGTCGGGGGAGTGTTTCAGCACTAGCAcatcagggaaactttcactctGCCATGCCACCCCCCATTGTCAGTGCTGAAAACCAGTCTTGAGAATCAACTTGGGACCTCATACTGTTATCCGGTGCCTTCCATCTCCCCAGCAGCCGCTGTGGCCACTTCTCCTGGCCTTCCACTCCAGCCACCACTGACTCCAGGCCCCAAGCCCAGGAAGCCAGCCCACTCCGACCTTTCGGATgctgcctcctcttcctcctgcgCACCCTGCTCCCCCGAGCCTGCGAGAGAGGCACCAGGGCCTGAGCCAGCAGCAGCTGCTGTAGGAAGTGGTGTGAGTGGGGAGGGCAGGAATGAGAAGGGGCACCTCTACTGCCCCACATGCAAGGTGACAGTGAACTCCGCTTCCCAGCTTCAGGCACATAACACAGGTCAGTGCCCCCGCCCACCAGTCTGActtcaggggaggggaggggcagggatgcTGACCATCCCAGCTGTGGGCACACCTGAGTTCCTGGTTCCTGGGCACTTTGCTCAAGGGCCTGGGGACTGAGGTCTTCTGCTCAGCTGGGTCTTTCCACCAATCCCTGGGGAGGGAGAattgggaaaagaagtgtagggCAGCAAGAACTGTAGGTCAGGACCAGAAAAAAGCAACTGAGATTAGAGCAAAAGGGAAGCTGATCAGTTACGCTGAAAGGCCTTCCTTGAGGGGATGGAGGAGCCtgtatgaaatgagaagctggggaGGACTTGACAGAGATGGAAAAGAGAAACCTCATTTGGCTGGAGAATGTGTGCAGAGCAGCCCCCAGGCTTAGAGGAACAACCAAACTGACCTCATCTGGAGAGGTCTTTGTACCTTTGTGCCCTCTCTTCAGTGCTGACAGGctgtcttcttcctttcctccaggAGCCAAGCACCGGTGGATGGTGGATGGCCAGCGAGAGACTCCCCGAAGGGGCAGGGGCCGCCTGGTGCTCCGGGGAGGGGCTGGACACAAGGCCAAGCGAGTGGCAGGAGGCAGGGGGGGCCGGCAGGGACCAAGCCCCCCTTTCCACTGTGCTCTCTGCCAGCTTCAGGTCAATTCAGAGACCCAACTCAAGCAGGTGGGAACAGTGAGGCTGGGAATTGGGGTTAGGAGCAGGAGTGAGGGGTGTGGGACCAGTGCAGGGTGAGGAGAGGGAGCCTGAACAGTGAAGTGGGGTGGAAGCAAAGCAGGGAAGGGGTGGAGGAAGAAGTGAGGACAAGTGCACCCTGGGCCTTGAGGGCAAAGGCCAAGTCTTAACTCCCTTTCCTAGGGCCTGTCCCAGGGTGAGTACCTAGTAAATGTGCATTGTGCTTGTGAGTTATGGGTAGAGGCAGGGTGAGACAGTCAAGGATGATAGGATAGTTTGGGGGTCCTTGGGTTTCCTCATGTTGTTcccagtctgtctgtctgtctctccatTAGCATATGAGCAGCAGGAGGCACAAAGACCGCCTGGCCGGGAAGCCCCCCAAGACCTCCAGCCAGCACAGCAAACTGCAGAAGCACGCAGCGCTGGCTGTGAGTATCCTCAAGGTATCTGTCTCTAGGCAACACGGTTGGGGCCTGGGCCAGGAGGGGAGAGGTGGGCAGGAAGGAAGAGCCAGCTGGGGGATtcagggggtggggcaggaaggaAGCCACCCTACTTTGTGGCTCCTGGGCAAAGAGTTGGCTGTCTTGGGATTTGCCCAAAGGAATTTCTGGGTAGGTGGGTTGGGGGTAGTAATCTTAGAGGCAAAAGTGAGGGGTGGAAATGCATTTCCGAGACCATCTATGGTGCCTGTCTCTCCCTCAATATCCTCCCCCTTCTCCCATCCTAAGATTCTCCTCCCTTTGGGCAGGAAGACAGGTGGTGAGAAAGCCCTTTGGAATGAATGTTTGGGGGTGGGAAGTGAGGAAGATTTAGATTTGGAACCCTAAAAGGCACGTTTTTCCTGTAGCAAAAACCCCCAAGGATGGGGTGCTAGGAGGGGGTGGGATTTTCTGGGGCCAGGAACCGTgtccatttctctatttctctcttttctttgtagtCTAAACTGGCCTTGCAGAAGCAACTGACTAAGACGTTGGCAGCCCGCTTCCTGCCCAGTCCGCTCCCCACTGCGGCCACCATCTGTGCCCTGCCAGGGCCCTTGGCCCTCCGGCCTGCCCCCACAGCGGCCACTACTCTCTTCCCAGCTCCGATCCTGGGCCCAGCTCTGTTTCGCACCCCAGTGGGAGCCATTCGCCCTGCAACGGGACCCATTGTCTTTGCCCCCTATTAACCCTCCTGAGGAGGTCAGGCCAACTTCCCAACATTCGCGCACCCAGGATCCTCCTCTCCCCGAGATGGCCTAGGTTTCCAAGATCCTAAAGGGGATTAAGGTTCCTGTGCAATCTAGGAAGAGCTGGGGTAGTTTTACGGACAGCTGCCCCTCACTTCTTCTGGACTGGGGAATAAGCCAGAACCCATGCTGGATCATCCCCATTCTCTTTTCCCCAACCTTCTAGGGCTAGTCGTGGGCTCCCCTGAACTTCCCAGCCCAATTTATTGTGAGCAGACTGATAAGTCCCCAAAATCTATGCAAAATCTTAGCCCAAGCCCTGTGGTGCTTTCAAacctccccctaccccaccccaagtCCTAAATCCACATGGCCAGAAGCCCTAGGAATCTTAACTTCTACGAGCCTGTCCCTTCCTAAGCTGGGGACAAGTCTAAAACCCCTGCTCATGCTCAGGAGAGGAGGTCAATCTCCCACTCACTGAATTCTGCAGTGAATCACTGATGATGAGGCATGGGGTCTTAAGTGGCATTCAAGGCTACCTGGACAAGGTGAccatgggaatgtggtgggagaGCTAGAGGAGAAAGGGAGACCCAAGAGCCCCTAGATTAAGCAGTATAAAGGTGAGTCAGAGCCAAGGAGGTAGGGGGGCTGGAGCCCAAAGCTTTTAGGGGCCTCATCTGGTTTAACTGGATGGGGCTAGGATAGGGGTAGGTAAGGGTGATATTCTGGCTGGGCCCAGTTTTATTAATACAGAAAGTGATTAATCCCACAAAAGGTCTCCCTTCTTGAGTCTTTCATGGATTCCTCCTTAGGGGATTCTTGGGTTTCCCTCAGACAATGGTCCCAAGTTAACACCAGATCCTTCCAGGGTTCCCAAATAAAGAATTTTCCCCTAGAGGTCCCTACCCCAAACTGAGTCTAAATTCAACTTTCCCTCCTTCTCCCAACCAGCATTTTCCTAAATGCCCACTATGAAGTGAGTGCTGGAGTCCAGTGTGCTACTTTCAAGTATCAGACCCGTGGGGTCAGTGTCACAGATCCCACCTCAGCACTGTCTCCCTCACCCCATAACATGGGACTTTGCCAGTATCCACCTGTACTTTTTTAGACATTTCCAATGGGAAAAcaaggaagaagagggaggggagggtatcTTTTTGATAACAAGCAGTTGTGGTTTTATTGTATCCAGTGCATCAATAAATGAACTTTAACCCGAGCCTCCATATACCCTAATTCCGCTTGCCCAGCCCAAGGCGACCTGCCCCTGCTCACCTCTTTTTGGGGAGAAGGGGCATGTACAGGAGACTGCCTTGCGATAGTGTCTCCCCTGTGCACATCAGAAGTAGGAAGTGGGCACAGAAAGTCGTGGGTATGAACTCACTTTATAGCGTGTCTGAGTGTCTAGACAGAAGGCCTGTCAGCTCCTGAGAAGCTGCTACTGGTTTGCCTTGTTCGGTTCAGGCATCTGAGGTAAGAAGGGCTACAGAAGCACCTTGTCCAGGCTTCACCATGGCAGCAGGCATATAAATACAGGTACTCTATAAAGTGAAGTCCAGCCGTTAGCTTAAAACAACCACAGGAAGGGGTGAAGACCAGCCCCAAAGGTCGAGTGGGATAGGTGTAAGTCTGGCTGATTGGGCACCGAGTGGCCACTCTGGCAACCAAGAGTGTACAGTGCACTCCTGCCCCCTGGTGGCTGGAGGGAGCCCAGTGTTCCAGCCTCCCTAGCTGGTAGGCATAGCACCTTGAAGAGGGAGAAGCAAGGGATACAGTCACAGATGGCTCAAAGCCAAAGGCATTATAAAATCATAGAGCTGGACAGGACCTAGGAGATGACCTAAGCAACTCCTTTCacctacagatgagaaaactgaagcccagagaggggaaaGGCCCTGCTGGGACTCAAAGCCAGTTCATGACTCGTGGTCCAATGAGTCATGATTCCATTCCACCTCAACCAATGAGGCCCATCTGCTCCCTgagcagaaagaggaagagaaacagTTGGTGAAAAgagttaaaacagaaaattacactTCCCAGGAGACTAGCTTCTTCCAGCCAAGGCAAGGATAGGGAAAAAGGTCAGGGTGTCAGGAAACTTACATGCATATGTGCGcatctccacacacatacatgaCACCTGGACGCCCTTTTTCTCAAGCCCAGGCTGGTGCCATGTCTCTGCAGTTGGCAGGAAGTCCAGGGGGTGGGACCCCTGTGTTAGGAACCAGACCTCGACTGGGCACTTCCGCATGGTAGCTCTACTTTCCATCTGGGGGGAGGTGGAAGCAACGCTGCCCCACAGCTGCCCCAGGTTACAGGGGGGCAGATAGGATAAAGCTGGATTGGGGGTAGGGAGAGGACTAATCTAGATTATCTGCATTTCCTGGAGTTGGGAGGTAGCAAAGGTGGCCTGAGCCCAGACAGCCCAGCTGCCTGCCCTAGCAGGAAGCCCTCTTGCTGACTTTGGGAAGGACAGCTTGCCTACCTCCCTTTCCTCCCTCAACCCATCTTCCAGAGCCCCAGAAACTGGAATTGGGGGAGGATGATTGAGAGATGGCAGCCCTTCAGCCATCCAAGGAGCCACTGCCCTTGTTCTTGCGGCTGAGAGGAAAGGCAGACTTGCTCTGGGGCTGGGTCATCTTGCTGGCTAAGTAGATGAAGGGCTCCAGGAGGGAGCGGcggtcagccactgatacctcccACAACTTCACCTTCTCTGACTTAGCCCAGTGCTGAGCCATGTCGGGGTCAACGCGCCGCTGCTCCTGCAGGTCACACTTGTTGCCAAGGACCACAATAGTGACCTGGGAAAGACAGAGAGGGCTGGATGCACCATGGACCTCAGGAACAGGGGTGGATAAGGATGTAGGAGAAGTCTCACTGGTGGAAATCTCATCTCTTTCTCTATTAGAAACCATGATTTGAGGTGGGGGAAAAGGTTacttttccctctccctcccctgttCAAGTTTTGGCCTCCACTGACAGTACCTTCAGGAATTCTATTACAAGCTGTGTCTTACCCATTCCTGCTCACCAATAGCAGCTGGTTAGTTTTTGGTTATACAGGTGAGCACATACTCAGAACACTTGCAGCTTAAAACGTGATTTAGGGAAATAGAAGGCCTTTATAGATGCAGGTATGTAGTAGTAAAAAAGAAAGCTAGTAAATGGGGGGCTTCATGCGTTGGGTCAGGGATTCCTTAAACTGCAGAGAAGCCTCTCTGGTTGAGCAGACTCACCATGTGGCCAACTCTAGGCATGAAGATACCCTCCAGTGGCTTCCACATCCCCTCCTCAGGCCCCTAACTCCTAGCCAGGGTCCACTCTCACTCCCAACTTGAAGCTCCCACCAGAAGACCAGGGCACACACCTCCTTCTTGTCCTTGGATTTGTCAATCTCCTTCTTGAGCAGCTCCACGCGTTGAAAGGACTCTCGGCTATCCGTGCTATAGACCAGGACGTAGCCGTCCGTGCAAGAGAAGCAGTGCCGGGGCAGCTCAGCCCCATCTCGAAGCCCCCGGGTGTCATAGAAACGCACCTGCTCCCGCACCCCCCGGTCTGTCTCAATGGAGCCCACGTAGATGTCTTCCTGTGTCTCAATCATCTCAGAGCCTTGGATAAAATGAGGAGGGTACTTGTTTGAAGGGGAAGAGGGAGATGGAATTGTGAAGGATTGAGAGTATACTGCCAGGCTGAGCAGAAAGGGAGTGGAAGGAATGTCAGGGCAAAGGAGAGAATGACAGAGACAGAATCTGGAAGATTCCAGAGACTGTCCCTGGAATGATTTCAGAGACAGACATTGGTCTCATCCTAAAACTATGCTAGGCAAAAACATGACTTGGGAACTCCCTATCTTGGATATTGGGTTTCCTTCCTCTGGATTCACAGAGAGGATGTTCTCACCTTCAATGATGTAGGGTTGGGGGCAAGCTTTACTCTTCACTTTGCAAAACACATCATGAGTAGCTCTCGGCCTATGCATGTTGGTATCAAATCCTGCTTTCCACTTCTTTCCACCCCACTACCCACTTTCAACAACACTCACCCACTACATGGTTCCCATACAGAAGCTGTTCCAGGATTGAAGTTTTGCCCACAGATGCCTGGCCGCACACAACCACCTTGCAGCTCTTCCCCATGCTTAGCCTTCAACCTTGAGGAATAGAAGAACAGTAGGTGAGGTGGGGgaagaaaggaacaaaacaagTGGCAGACCTCCCATAACCGAGACCCCAAGTTTTAAACCTAACATGGAGCCTCAGGGATTCAACACTGTCCCAAAAATTAGTCAGCGTGTAGTGAACTGATGTGTCCATATATCCACTACTGGACAGTGAGCTGTATTTGattcatctttgtttttctcaGCACATGGCTCAGTAAATGTTACCATAAGGGATAAGGAGAGATGTTGGTTTAACCACTGGCCGGGTCCTTTCTGTGCACAAGATGCTGAGGGAACCAGTTACTAAAGGCGGCTCTGgcccagtttcttctttttaaccaTGACCCTATGGAGAAATAAGCAGGGTTTCTATTTCGACTGGATCTGCCTTAAGCCAGCCTTAACAAAGGGTGAGGGAGATTAAGCAAATCAAGGAGGACAACTGACTTTCCTG
Protein-coding sequences here:
- the NKIRAS2 gene encoding NF-kappa-B inhibitor-interacting Ras-like protein 2 gives rise to the protein MGKSCKVVVCGQASVGKTSILEQLLYGNHVVGSEMIETQEDIYVGSIETDRGVREQVRFYDTRGLRDGAELPRHCFSCTDGYVLVYSTDSRESFQRVELLKKEIDKSKDKKEVTIVVLGNKCDLQEQRRVDPDMAQHWAKSEKVKLWEVSVADRRSLLEPFIYLASKMTQPQSKSAFPLSRKNKGSGSLDG
- the ZNF385C gene encoding zinc finger protein 385C isoform X1, which produces MKRPLSPSPLDKKDLPVSGAAECPPHPSEPPKPKRERKRPSYTLCDVCNIQLNSAAQAQVHCGGRAHQRRLRQLSSGKTPSGPAGPASGAPSPLLASLPLATRPLQPPLDFKHLLAFHFNGAAPLSLFPNFSTMDPVQKAVISHTFGVPSPLKKKLFISCNICHLRFNSANQAEAHYKGHKHARKLKAVEAAKNKQRPQTPARGGTVVSPTPTPASRPPGEPQSKAAAVATSPGLPLQPPLTPGPKPRKPAHSDLSDAASSSSCAPCSPEPAREAPGPEPAAAAVGSGVSGEGRNEKGHLYCPTCKVTVNSASQLQAHNTGAKHRWMVDGQRETPRRGRGRLVLRGGAGHKAKRVAGGRGGRQGPSPPFHCALCQLQVNSETQLKQHMSSRRHKDRLAGKPPKTSSQHSKLQKHAALAVSILKSKLALQKQLTKTLAARFLPSPLPTAATICALPGPLALRPAPTAATTLFPAPILGPALFRTPVGAIRPATGPIVFAPY
- the ZNF385C gene encoding zinc finger protein 385C isoform X2, with translation MKRPLSPSPLDKKDLPVSGAAECPPHPSEPPKPKRERKRPSYTLCDVCNIQLNSAAQAQVHCGGRAHQRRLRQLSSGKTPSGPAGPASGAPSPLLASLPLATRPLQPPLDFKHLLAFHFNGAAPLSLFPNFSTMDPVQKAVISHTFGVPSPLKKKLFISCNICHLRFNSANQAEAHYKGHKHARKLKAVEAAKNKQRPQTPARGGTVVSPTPTPASRPPGEPQSKAAAVATSPGLPLQPPLTPGPKPRKPAHSDLSDAASSSSCAPCSPEPAREAPGPEPAAAAVGSGVSGEGRNEKGHLYCPTCKVTVNSASQLQAHNTGAKHRWMVDGQRETPRRGRGRLVLRGGAGHKAKRVAGGRGGRQGPSPPFHCALCQLQVNSETQLKQHMSSRRHKDRLAGKPPKTSSQHSKLQKHAALASKLALQKQLTKTLAARFLPSPLPTAATICALPGPLALRPAPTAATTLFPAPILGPALFRTPVGAIRPATGPIVFAPY